In the genome of Elephas maximus indicus isolate mEleMax1 chromosome 6, mEleMax1 primary haplotype, whole genome shotgun sequence, one region contains:
- the AMMECR1L gene encoding AMMECR1-like protein isoform X1 has translation MGKRRCVPPLEPKLAAGCCGVKKPKLSGSGTHSHGNQSTTVPGSSSGPLQNHQHVDSNNGRENVSDLTLGPGNSPITRMNPASGALSPLPRPNGTANTTKNLVVTAEMCCYCFDVLYCHLYGFPQPRLPRFTNDPYPLFVTWKTGRDKRLRGCIGTFSAMNLHSGLREYTLTSALKDSRFPPLTREELPKLFCSVSLLTNFEDATDYLDWEVGVHGIRIEFINEKGIKRTATYLPEVAKEQDWDQIQTIDSLLRKGGFKAPITSEFRKTIKLTRYRSEKVTISYAEYIASRQHCFQNGTLHAPPLYNHYS, from the exons ATGGGAAAAAGACGTTGTGTTCCTCCACTTGAGCCCAAGTTGGCAGCAGGCTGTTGTGGGGTCAAGAAGCCCAAACTATCTGGAAGTGGAACACACAGTCACGGGAACCAGTCCACAACTGTGCCCGGCTCTAGTTCAGGACCtcttcaaaaccaccagcatgTGGACAGCAACAATGGGCGGGAGAATGTGTCGGACTTAACTCTGGGGCCTGGAAACTCTCCCATTACACGAATGAATCCCGCATCGGGAGCACTGAGCCCTCTACCCCGGCCCAACGGAACTGCCAACACCACCAAGAACCTGGTGGTGACTGCGGAGATGTGCTGCTACTGCTTTGACGTGCTCTACTGTCACCTCTATGGCTTCCCACAGCCACGACTTCCTAGATTCACCAATGACCCCTA tccACTCTTTGTGACATGGAAGACAGGGCGGGACAAGCGGCTTCGTGGCTGCATTGGGACCTTCTCAGCCATGAATCTTCACTCAGGACTCAGGGAATACACGTTAACCAG TGCACTTAAGGACAGCCGATTTCCCCCCCTGACCCGAGAGGAGCTGCCTAAACTTTTCTGCTCTGTCTCCCTCCTTACTAACTTTGAGGATGCCACTGATTACCTGGACTGGGAG GTAGGGGTCCACGGAATTCGAATTGAATTCATCAATGAAAAAGGCATCAAACGTACAGCCACATACTTACCTGAGGTTGCTAAGGAACAAG ACTGGGATCAGATCCAGACCATAGACTCCTTGCTCAGGAAAGGTGGCTTTAAGGCTCCAATTACCAGTGAATTCAGAAAAACGATCAAACTCACCAG GTACAGAAGTGAGAAGGTGACAATCAGTTACGCAGAGTATATCGCTTCTCGTCAACACTGTTTCCAGAATGGCACTCTTCATGCCCCGCCCCTCTACAATCATTACTCCTGA
- the AMMECR1L gene encoding AMMECR1-like protein isoform X2, producing MGKRRCVPPLEPKLAAGCCGVKKPKLSGSGTHSHGNQSTTVPGSSSGPLQNHQHVDSNNGRENVSDLTLGPGNSPITRMNPASGALSPLPRPNGTANTTKNLVVTAEMCCYCFDVLYCHLYGFPQPRLPRFTNDPYPLFVTWKTGRDKRLRGCIGTFSAMNLHSGLREYTLTSALKDSRFPPLTREELPKLFCSVSLLTNFEDATDYLDWEVGVHGIRIEFINEKGIKRTATYLPEVAKEQDWDQIQTIDSLLRKGGFKAPITSEFRKTIKLTRSVWKITQCF from the exons ATGGGAAAAAGACGTTGTGTTCCTCCACTTGAGCCCAAGTTGGCAGCAGGCTGTTGTGGGGTCAAGAAGCCCAAACTATCTGGAAGTGGAACACACAGTCACGGGAACCAGTCCACAACTGTGCCCGGCTCTAGTTCAGGACCtcttcaaaaccaccagcatgTGGACAGCAACAATGGGCGGGAGAATGTGTCGGACTTAACTCTGGGGCCTGGAAACTCTCCCATTACACGAATGAATCCCGCATCGGGAGCACTGAGCCCTCTACCCCGGCCCAACGGAACTGCCAACACCACCAAGAACCTGGTGGTGACTGCGGAGATGTGCTGCTACTGCTTTGACGTGCTCTACTGTCACCTCTATGGCTTCCCACAGCCACGACTTCCTAGATTCACCAATGACCCCTA tccACTCTTTGTGACATGGAAGACAGGGCGGGACAAGCGGCTTCGTGGCTGCATTGGGACCTTCTCAGCCATGAATCTTCACTCAGGACTCAGGGAATACACGTTAACCAG TGCACTTAAGGACAGCCGATTTCCCCCCCTGACCCGAGAGGAGCTGCCTAAACTTTTCTGCTCTGTCTCCCTCCTTACTAACTTTGAGGATGCCACTGATTACCTGGACTGGGAG GTAGGGGTCCACGGAATTCGAATTGAATTCATCAATGAAAAAGGCATCAAACGTACAGCCACATACTTACCTGAGGTTGCTAAGGAACAAG ACTGGGATCAGATCCAGACCATAGACTCCTTGCTCAGGAAAGGTGGCTTTAAGGCTCCAATTACCAGTGAATTCAGAAAAACGATCAAACTCACCAG GTCTGTTTGGAAGATAACCCAGTGTTTTTGA
- the AMMECR1L gene encoding AMMECR1-like protein isoform X3: protein MGKRRCVPPLEPKLAAGCCGVKKPKLSGSGTHSHGNQSTTVPGSSSGPLQNHQHVDSNNGRENVSDLTLGPGNSPITRMNPASGALSPLPRPNGTANTTKNLVVTAEMCCYCFDVLYCHLYGFPQPRLPRFTNDPYPLFVTWKTGRDKRLRGCIGTFSAMNLHSGLREYTLTSALKDSRFPPLTREELPKLFCSVSLLTNFEDATDYLDWEVGVHGIRIEFINEKGIKRTATYLPEVAKEQEQPWVPGLGQLAHLNWDRVCW from the exons ATGGGAAAAAGACGTTGTGTTCCTCCACTTGAGCCCAAGTTGGCAGCAGGCTGTTGTGGGGTCAAGAAGCCCAAACTATCTGGAAGTGGAACACACAGTCACGGGAACCAGTCCACAACTGTGCCCGGCTCTAGTTCAGGACCtcttcaaaaccaccagcatgTGGACAGCAACAATGGGCGGGAGAATGTGTCGGACTTAACTCTGGGGCCTGGAAACTCTCCCATTACACGAATGAATCCCGCATCGGGAGCACTGAGCCCTCTACCCCGGCCCAACGGAACTGCCAACACCACCAAGAACCTGGTGGTGACTGCGGAGATGTGCTGCTACTGCTTTGACGTGCTCTACTGTCACCTCTATGGCTTCCCACAGCCACGACTTCCTAGATTCACCAATGACCCCTA tccACTCTTTGTGACATGGAAGACAGGGCGGGACAAGCGGCTTCGTGGCTGCATTGGGACCTTCTCAGCCATGAATCTTCACTCAGGACTCAGGGAATACACGTTAACCAG TGCACTTAAGGACAGCCGATTTCCCCCCCTGACCCGAGAGGAGCTGCCTAAACTTTTCTGCTCTGTCTCCCTCCTTACTAACTTTGAGGATGCCACTGATTACCTGGACTGGGAG GTAGGGGTCCACGGAATTCGAATTGAATTCATCAATGAAAAAGGCATCAAACGTACAGCCACATACTTACCTGAGGTTGCTAAGGAACAAG AACAGCCCTGGGTACCGGGACTAGGCCAGTTGGCCCATCTAAATTGGGACCGTGTTTGTTGGTAA